Part of the Anopheles coluzzii chromosome 3, AcolN3, whole genome shotgun sequence genome is shown below.
AGGTTAAATCAAAAAATTAGTCCACATGTACCGATTGTCGAATTTCAACTAACTGGTTAGGAGCGGACCAACCCTTCTCCTTATCTCCTAATTTACCGTTTTTATcctccctctcactctcttctctAGCGTTGTCACCTGACAGACTGTTGGGCACTCACGAGTTTCCAACACTTATTTATAGTGAACTCGTGTCAGTCCACCAGTAGATTTGCTTTTCGGATTTGCTTGAATTTTAGTGCATTACCCCTTCGCATTAGCTTTGAATAGCTACATATCTTTATTTAGGTTGACTTTGCTGGGTTCCAATAACTTTATTGAACGATGGACATATTTCCACGAATGAATTGTGTATATCGATTGGTCAGATTACCGTGATTGATGCTGTAAAAAGTGTcgattcgttttcttttcatcaATTGCTGAAATGCGTCTTCCATTTTCTGTTTGTAATCAAGGAAGGGGTAATAATATGTTTTGTTCTATCGAATGTTTAAAAGCGTACGATAAAAACCACGGGAAGCCCCTTTTTAATGAAGGTGATTGAagtgaaaaggaaacaaacataaaagaaaCACATCACACACGCTTTAATACAAGAAATCTCTTTGATCGAAAGCAtttgcaaaagatgtgaggtCAACTACACGATCCTTGGGGTCGATATGCACAAACTTGGTGCTTGGTACGTTCGATGGGCTGAATTAGATgaagatgtgtgtgtttttttaaggtTCCAGTGCCATTTTCATGTTCAGTTTCCTGCTGTCGATATATAAAATGCTCCATCCACGAACTTACTACTATTACTGTATGGTTAAAAATTATGGTTTTAGATATTGGGATACTACACTCTTTTTGCTCGCTCTTGTTGTTTGACGTAATTTCTAGATGATACTGTTTACGATTACAATTTTGCTCTTATCTGCTTTTCCAGCTTTATGAAAATAGAACTCGGAAAAGTATCGTTAcatttgcaataaaacaaagtaCACGCACAAAAcctcacagcaaaaaaacgaaccaaacacacacacacactcacactgacGGTTGTAGAACGGAGTTGCGTGTATATGTGCTGGGTTGGTTGTGATCCCTTTTAACCAAGGCTTTCAACGCAAGTAGTGTTTAGAGAACTGCCCTTAACAATGGTTTTGAAttgttccggaatcggttgcTCGGTCTGTGAAAATGCAATGCAAGAAATGATTAGTTCcgggttttgtttcttccagattgtaacaacaataaaacgaTACTTACATAATCTCCGCTACTGCCCTTCGGAATCATCACGTTCATTTCGGACGATTTAGAGCTGACGATCTCGACGGCAAGCGAATCCGCCGAAAGGTACATCTGACAGCCATCAGTCTTGTCAATGGAAATCGTTGGTACTTTACCGAGGACCTGAGAATGGCAACAAACATGGGCTGGGATTATTcgaatcaaacaaaacccccGCAAACCTTCCACCGACCTGCATCTGGACGCTCTGGCAGTTGACGAATTCAGCCGACGCCACGAGCGAATCAAACACAAGGGAACACTTCTTGCACGAATCCATCACGACGCTGTTGATTTTGCCCTTGATCTGCAGGGTCGAACCTTCGCAGCGGAACATGTACACCACGTTGTTCATTTCGGCATTCTCCACCACAAGGTCGGGGTTGTTTTTCTGATACTCGATCAGCCATTTCTTGCCGTCGCGCGTGAAGGTCGGCGGTTTGGCGACAGCTGCTGCGGCGGGTGGGGCTACCGATTTTGTACCGTTGGTCACACCGGCCGGTGCCTTGTACGGTGCCGGACCCGAGCGGAGGGAAGGGTTTTTGTGCGTTTGCATGTCGGCCGTTACCTTCTTCAAGCCTGCAAAcgtaaaatgaataaatatcaTCTGGTTGAGAGAATTCAAACTCATTGGAACAACGGTGCACAACAGACACAAAAGGTtccgtgtgttgttgttttcctaTTTACCCTTCGTAATATCAGCACCCTGATTGATCTGAGCAAACAGAGCGCTCCGATCGTCTCCAGAGCCGTCCGCCGACAGATCGCCTAACGGCATCATCGGCGGTGGGGGCGGCAAACCACCgggcggtggtggaggtgggACCGAGGCACCGCCAACCGTTGGTTTGTCCTTTCCGGACCATACCAGGCCAGTCGTGTGGTGCTGCTTGATGTATTGCTGCAGTTCGGTCAGCGTTTGAATCCAGGCGCGAGCCCACTCCACATGGGTGCTGTCCTTCTCTTTCCAATCTTTAAGGACACGGTTAGTGTAGAACTGACCGGCATCGTTCATCTCCTTCACGTACGGCCCTGGTGTGGGGGCCTAGAATTGAAGCGAGAGCATGGCATTGGATGTGTTAAACCGCGACACTGAAATCATGACGAATGCGCTGAAACCTACCACACAGACCCATCCGAGCGCCGGAATACTTTCGCTAATCGCGGACAGATGGTTAAAGAACGGGGAGGTTCGATTCTTTTCGCGATAGCTTTGGATAGTCGAAATCTTATCCGAGGTAGGTTTCAGCAAATTCTGTAAATCCGTATTCGATGGTGCACTCGAGGCGGATGCCACCTTCAGGAACGCAAACTGAGCACTGGATTCGGGGTAAGCGAGAACAAAATACGAGCCATTAACATAACGCACACACGCTACTACCGTGACCTTTCGTCCTTCTTCCCTGGGAGCAATTGTTACTTACTCGAAAGCTTCCTTCACGAATTGCGCTTGGGTGGCTACGTCGCCTCCGATTTTGTTCGAAAGTGCAATAAAGTTGGCGAATGAGCCGAGCATAATATCCTCGTAAGCGTTAATACTCATCTTGCTCGTTGTCCCTCCTACGGTGCCGTGCTGCGAGGAGGATAATGACAATACTGCGGTGCCTTGCTCTTGGATGGTCAATGGATTAGTATGGTTTAATAAAGCAGATGGTTTAGATTGTATTACAGTGGTTGTATTATGCTGGCGGCCCTTTTGCGGTTGATCGGTCAACGCGGGAAACAAGGTGCTTTCCAAACTGTCTACTTTCTGATGCAAATACGAGGCCGACGGTGGTGGGGTCGAGGGCAGAACCGTCGGTAAATCGTCAGCGCTCGGATCAGTGTCCTCTACCGTGGTGTTGGAACGAATGACCGCCTTGCCAACAGCACACGCGTCTTTCAGTATGCGTCTCGTTTCTTCCAACTCACGCGCAGATACGGTACGTTCAAGCCGATCGACAATACGCTCCAGACGATCGATCAAGCACTCTAGCTCACGGGCTGACGAAGGTTTGAGGTCGGGATCACAATCTGCACGAAGGGATGTACAGAGAAACactattttaataaaatgtgCAAACTACgcgcgaaaaacaaaaccaaagaaCTAGAAGGAatagtaaaacaaatataataaCACAAGAGGAATTAATGAGATGGCATTGGAATTAGTTCGCAAGAGTTTAGAAATTCAATTGCtttataaattatatttaaaaccATCCACCAACGGATACACCCACAGAGAACGTCCTTTCTTCAGGTACCAAATGCATAGCACGATCACTGTAGCATTGGAAAACCTGTTACACCCGATGGACAAAGTATAAATTCCCCAATGAATTCATCATACGGTTAACCATCATTAGGTTGGAAGCCAAAAATACACTCATGATTTATTTAAGAAACACTATAATCCTATAAACTTGGAAGTGTGCGTTGGGGGGTTCTAACTTGTATCTTCCCTCTTGTTTTCATCAACACACTTTGGCATCCAAAATCTAATTTTAGAATGGCCTTGATCTCACAATTAATTTGGCCCTTGAAATTGTAGGTCAAGTAACATCATATTGCCTTCTTCATGATTATCGTCTGAGCTCTCAATTTTGACGAAAAAGAGAACTATAAATTGGCCGATGGTACAACTTGAAATCCAACGTTACGTCACCCGGCACCTTATCACTTATCACAACCATACAGTTTTTGTTGAAACCTGCTGAAACCAACCGGACGGAATAGTATGCACGGAAGTcccataacaacaacaaactaactaactaactaacagACAAACGCGCATTGAGAACGTTACCTGGATTGGAGCACGTTTTCACATCATGTATGATCAGAGTACGCCCAAAACAGGCGCTCAAAGTTTGCCCCATTCAACACTACCGAaccacagcacagcaccacaccaccacataCAACAACTACACCACTCTGTGAGGAAAACGGTGTGCGGTGCGCGTCGAACCGATTAGAAGCTCGCGAATTCTAATGCGGGAGAACGACCAAAGAAGAAAACTTCCTTCCCTGTCGTCTTCACACAacaccacaaaacacaaacgcgcaccaacacaacacaacccaGTGGGTTAAACTGTTTTCCAAAAGTTTGTTTGGATCTGATTCACGCACATacggctgcagcagcatcacgtACACAATGTGACGCAAACacagtttttccttctttgctGCCCGGCCACCAAACGTGGGCAAGAACGGCACGCTTCATCACGAAACGAACCTCTCAGTGTGTAGTGTGCGAGGCGGCACACATTTcctttggaaaaaaaatatttggagATCGTGGCACGCTGCGAtcgttattattataaatcgtgtttatttgtgtgttaGAAGCGCGTAGCTGGGTCGTGTGCCTGgcttggttggtggtggtggtgctgttggaATGGATGCAAAATGTGGACTAAATTTAAAACGCtattaaaacacacaccacaacgCTTCACGAACGCAACCTCGGACGTTTTCCGGACGGTGTCATCGCGCAACCCGACGCCGTTTGCGACTGCTCACAGCTAAGGAGGGACCCccatggatggatggatggggcGCGAACGTTCTCTACTGTTTGCGTATGGATGGTATTTTAGATTATGTAGAACTACCGAGTGAGATGGGAGCAGTGCGCTTATCGGGCACATGTGTAAGCTAAGCGAGAGAATAGATAGTACAAACACCCCATCGCACCTAAGCGGCCTGCATTGGCAATTCCGCCAAACTCAGTGGGTTTTCTGGGGCGGCGGTTC
Proteins encoded:
- the LOC120959067 gene encoding adenylyl cyclase-associated protein 2 isoform X3, with the translated sequence MSINAYEDIMLGSFANFIALSNKIGGDVATQAQFVKEAFDAQFAFLKVASASSAPSNTDLQNLLKPTSDKISTIQSYREKNRTSPFFNHLSAISESIPALGWVCVAPTPGPYVKEMNDAGQFYTNRVLKDWKEKDSTHVEWARAWIQTLTELQQYIKQHHTTGLVWSGKDKPTVGGASVPPPPPPGGLPPPPPMMPLGDLSADGSGDDRSALFAQINQGADITKGLKKVTADMQTHKNPSLRSGPAPYKAPAGVTNGTKSVAPPAAAAVAKPPTFTRDGKKWLIEYQKNNPDLVVENAEMNNVVYMFRCEGSTLQIKGKINSVVMDSCKKCSLVFDSLVASAEFVNCQSVQMQVLGKVPTISIDKTDGCQMYLSADSLAVEIVSSKSSEMNVMIPKGSSGDYTEQPIPEQFKTIVKGSSLNTTCVESLG
- the LOC120959067 gene encoding adenylyl cyclase-associated protein 2 isoform X2, with translation MGQTLSACFGRTLIIHDVKTCSNPDCDPDLKPSSARELECLIDRLERIVDRLERTVSARELEETRRILKDACAVGKAVIRSNTTVEDTDPSADDLPTVLPSTPPPSASYLHQKVDSLESTLFPALTDQPQKGRQHNTTTVIQSKPSALLNHTNPLTIQEQGTAVLSLSSSQHGTVGGTTSKMSINAYEDIMLGSFANFIALSNKIGGDVATQAQFVKEAFDAQFAFLKVASASSAPSNTDLQNLLKPTSDKISTIQSYREKNRTSPFFNHLSAISESIPALGWVCVAPTPGPYVKEMNDAGQFYTNRVLKDWKEKDSTHVEWARAWIQTLTELQQYIKQHHTTGLVWSGKDKPTVGGASVPPPPPPGGLPPPPPMMPLGDLSADGSGDDRSALFAQINQGADITKGLKKVTADMQTHKNPSLRSGPAPYKAPAGVTNGTKSVAPPAAAAVAKPPTFTRDGKKWLIEYQKNNPDLVVENAEMNNVVYMFRCEGSTLQIKGKINSVVMDSCKKCSLVFDSLVASAEFVNCQSVQMQVLGKVPTISIDKTDGCQMYLSADSLAVEIVSSKSSEMNVMIPKGSSGDYTEQPIPEQFKTIVKGSSLNTTCVESLG